The Dermacentor silvarum isolate Dsil-2018 unplaced genomic scaffold, BIME_Dsil_1.4 Seq408, whole genome shotgun sequence genome includes a window with the following:
- the LOC119435060 gene encoding uncharacterized protein LOC119435060 codes for MSRTLSALGSLTSPVFWIGVLVRVSLVVPALLRFCLLGDGSGDNGGMLALPVRAGATALGLVAYTQALWRHLDGCRLLHCSPIMTRPAQALLLAFGYAVRALWEQQTNHDDW; via the exons ATGTCTCGCACGCTGTCCGCGCTGGGTTCACTGACCAGTCCTGTGTTCTGGATCGGCGTCTTGGTGCGCGTCAGCCTCGTGGTGCCCGCTTTGCTCAGGTTCTGCTTGCTG GGAGATGGAAGCGGCGACAACGGCGGCATGCTGGCGTTGCCGGTTCGTGCCGGTGCCACGGCGCTTGGCCTGGTCGCGTACACGCaggcgctgtggcgccacctggatGGCTGCCGCCTCCTGCACTGCTCGCCCATCATGACGAGGCCCGCGCAGGCGCTGCTGTTGGCGTTTGGATACGCTGTTCGAGCGCTATGGGAGCAGCAGACGAACCACGACGACTGGTGA